One Actinomyces respiraculi DNA window includes the following coding sequences:
- the aspS gene encoding aspartate--tRNA ligase: MLRTRHAGSLRVADIGSTVTLTGWVDRRRDHGGVAFIDLRDASGIAQVVIREDVAHDLRSEYVLRVTGEVTRRPEGNANPHLPTGEVEVVVNDIEILNTAAALPFQVSDHAEDAGQVGEEARLRYRYLDLRRSPMQHAIRLRSKVSQAARAVLARHDFVEIETPTLTRSTPEGARDFLVPARLAPGSWYALPQSPQLFKQLLMVAGMERYYQIARCYRDEDFRADRQPEFTQLDIEMSFVEQEDVMRVAEDVLKEVWALIGYDLTTPIPHMTYKDAMERYGTDKPDLRFGLELVELTDYFKDTTFRVFHSEYVGAVVMPGGASQSRRTFDAWQDWAKQRGARGLAYVTVSETGELGGPVAKNITEAERAGLATATGAQPGDAIFFAAGSAEAARALLGAARLEIGKRCGLIDEDAWSFVWVVDAPLFKPSVAAKEEGDVALGASPWTAVHHAFTSPKPEWLDTFDQDPGHALAYAYDIVCNGNEIGGGSIRIHRSDVQKRVFDVMGIGEDEAREKFGFLLDAFAYGAPPHGGIAFGWDRIVSLLTHADSIRDVIAFPKSGGGYDPLTEAPAPITAEQRKEAGVDALVGEEAPAPQAS, translated from the coding sequence ATGCTGCGCACCCGCCACGCAGGTTCCCTGCGCGTTGCCGACATCGGATCGACCGTCACCCTCACCGGCTGGGTTGATCGCCGCCGCGACCACGGAGGCGTCGCCTTCATCGACCTGCGTGATGCCTCCGGCATCGCCCAGGTCGTCATCCGCGAGGATGTCGCCCACGACCTACGCTCGGAGTACGTGCTTCGTGTGACCGGCGAGGTCACCCGGCGCCCCGAGGGTAACGCCAACCCTCACCTGCCCACCGGCGAGGTCGAGGTCGTCGTCAACGACATCGAGATCCTCAACACGGCGGCCGCCCTGCCCTTCCAGGTCTCCGACCACGCCGAGGACGCGGGCCAGGTGGGCGAGGAGGCGCGTCTGCGCTACCGCTACCTCGACCTGCGCCGCTCGCCCATGCAGCACGCCATCCGCCTGCGCTCGAAGGTCTCGCAGGCCGCGCGCGCCGTCCTGGCCCGCCACGACTTCGTCGAGATCGAGACCCCCACGCTCACCCGCTCGACCCCGGAGGGGGCCCGCGACTTCCTCGTTCCGGCGCGCCTGGCCCCCGGCTCCTGGTACGCCCTGCCGCAGAGCCCCCAGCTCTTCAAGCAGCTGCTCATGGTTGCCGGCATGGAGCGCTACTACCAGATCGCGCGCTGCTACCGCGATGAGGACTTCCGGGCCGACCGCCAGCCCGAGTTCACCCAGCTCGACATCGAGATGTCCTTCGTCGAGCAGGAGGACGTCATGCGTGTTGCGGAGGACGTCCTGAAGGAGGTGTGGGCCCTCATCGGCTACGACCTGACCACGCCTATCCCGCACATGACGTACAAGGACGCCATGGAGCGCTACGGCACCGACAAGCCGGACCTGCGCTTCGGCCTCGAGCTCGTCGAGCTCACCGACTACTTCAAGGACACGACCTTCCGGGTCTTCCACAGCGAGTACGTCGGTGCCGTCGTCATGCCCGGGGGCGCCTCGCAGTCGCGCCGCACTTTCGACGCCTGGCAGGACTGGGCCAAGCAGCGCGGCGCCAGGGGCCTGGCCTACGTCACCGTCTCCGAGACCGGTGAGCTCGGCGGCCCCGTCGCCAAGAACATCACCGAGGCCGAGCGTGCGGGCCTGGCCACGGCCACGGGTGCCCAGCCAGGTGACGCGATCTTCTTCGCCGCCGGCTCTGCCGAGGCCGCCCGGGCACTGCTGGGTGCGGCGCGTCTGGAGATCGGTAAGCGCTGCGGCCTCATCGACGAGGACGCCTGGTCCTTCGTGTGGGTCGTTGACGCCCCCCTGTTCAAGCCCTCTGTGGCGGCGAAGGAGGAGGGCGACGTGGCGCTGGGCGCCTCGCCCTGGACGGCCGTGCACCACGCCTTCACCTCCCCGAAGCCGGAGTGGCTCGACACCTTCGACCAGGACCCGGGCCACGCCCTGGCCTACGCCTACGACATCGTGTGCAACGGCAACGAGATCGGCGGCGGCTCGATCCGTATTCACCGCTCTGACGTCCAGAAGCGCGTCTTCGACGTCATGGGGATCGGGGAGGATGAGGCCCGGGAGAAGTTCGGCTTCCTGCTCGACGCCTTCGCGTACGGTGCTCCGCCGCACGGCGGCATCGCCTTCGGCTGGGACCGCATCGTGAGCCTGCTGACCCATGCTGACTCCATCCGCGACGTCATCGCCTTCCCCAAGTCCGGTGGAGGCTACGACCCGCTGACCGAGGCGCCCGCCCCGATCACGGCGGAGCAGCGCAAGGAGGCCGGCGTCGACGCGCTCGTCGGCGAGGAGGCGCCCGCTCCTCAGGCCAGCTGA
- a CDS encoding L-threonylcarbamoyladenylate synthase, whose amino-acid sequence MSRYIELHPANPQARLVDKVVDVIKNGGLVAYPTDSGYALACTPGNKEGLDRIRQIRQLSDKHNFTFVCADFAQAGPLAIVGNNAFRLIKRLTPGPWTFILKGTKEVPRMTLNPKKHTLGVRIPDHAITQALVAAYGTPLLSSTFIRPGNEIPETSGWEIEDTFGHLIDVVIEGPVGSTEPTTVVDLTQDVPEVAREGAGDTSLL is encoded by the coding sequence ATGTCGCGCTACATCGAGCTCCACCCCGCCAACCCCCAGGCACGCCTCGTCGACAAGGTCGTTGACGTCATCAAGAACGGTGGCCTTGTCGCCTACCCGACCGACTCCGGCTACGCCCTGGCCTGTACCCCCGGCAACAAGGAGGGCCTGGACCGCATCCGCCAGATCCGCCAGCTCTCCGACAAGCACAACTTCACCTTCGTGTGTGCGGACTTCGCCCAGGCCGGCCCCCTGGCCATTGTCGGCAACAACGCCTTCCGCCTCATCAAGCGCCTGACCCCCGGCCCCTGGACCTTCATCCTCAAGGGCACCAAGGAGGTTCCGCGCATGACCCTCAATCCGAAGAAGCACACCCTCGGCGTGCGCATCCCGGACCACGCCATCACGCAGGCGCTCGTCGCCGCCTACGGCACACCCCTGCTGTCCTCCACCTTCATCCGCCCGGGCAACGAGATCCCCGAGACCAGCGGCTGGGAGATCGAGGACACCTTCGGCCACCTCATTGACGTCGTCATCGAGGGCCCCGTCGGCTCGACCGAGCCCACCACCGTTGTCGACCTCACCCAGGATGTGCCCGAGGTCGCCCGCGAGGGCGCGGGAGACACCAGCCTCCTGTAG
- a CDS encoding MMPL family transporter: protein MLHWLSRRVVKDASLVVAAWVVIALLALTVAATGLGAGSLTSRLVGETGAPGGSESRDGQEIIAALSGDGQTVSLLVTGVDISTLARQEAVAYALGNAHRDLVAIVGETNVLDPFVVPGMLEEPAAQALASKDLDGFLIVVSVDPNGTEVAGKEDKAYAHDLAETVSRVQARLERIPGELSGLSPGASGIVSHEGLREQAVVDQAWRDVLVGLLIALPLVLLLMILVFGAVLPALVPVATAVTTLLLSLGALWVLSLSVELPAFILSVTAIIALALATDYGFVLTTHFREELAHLRQSEGVDSPKERGRTGRAERRRRRRSSPMTQALVLTLMSTGRTILFASLTMIVALLGLMLIGTDVLRAIAQAGIAAVAIATVVCLSLAPALVALVGRKLHRPSPLRRVVPLRSLRSSIGDIVRDKGVFSHTVGLIQRVPWVALAVSLVILVVLASPARHLHVLVSNDDLLPASSDQAVHLETLKASYPAAQDADATVVLAQAGERATAFINSQVAHVDGVTSILRTATAGEYTVVYLELEGEGATTEAEAAVRAVRALAAPADMWVTGQAAAQVDLQDAITGALPWVVIVFSLVLIILMLLTTGSLVVPVKTLLVNTMSVLASYGVMTWVFQEGHLSGLLGFEPLGGVEAYAVAVVIGVGLGLVTDDDLFLLDGVAAHRGRSGNDAVAVEAGWQRTGRLTSTTAAILIVVFLSFVSADLLIVDQVALALAVLMAVDATVVRLLLMPAAMSLLGGWNWWLPTWLVPVVERYGLAEPLVSVPRADAPVAVDAVAVGADVDTDVSVGQPADDSGAAATQA from the coding sequence GTGCTCCACTGGCTCTCCCGACGCGTTGTTAAGGACGCTTCCCTCGTCGTCGCCGCGTGGGTGGTCATCGCGCTCCTGGCGCTGACGGTCGCCGCCACGGGCCTGGGCGCCGGCTCGCTCACGAGCCGCCTGGTCGGTGAGACCGGGGCTCCCGGGGGCAGCGAGTCGAGGGACGGCCAGGAGATCATCGCGGCCCTGTCCGGTGACGGCCAGACCGTGAGCCTGCTCGTCACCGGGGTTGATATCTCCACGCTTGCGCGCCAGGAGGCGGTGGCCTACGCCCTTGGGAACGCCCACAGGGACCTTGTGGCCATCGTCGGTGAGACGAACGTGCTCGACCCCTTCGTCGTGCCCGGCATGCTCGAGGAGCCGGCCGCCCAGGCGCTCGCCTCCAAGGACCTCGACGGCTTCCTCATCGTGGTCTCAGTGGACCCCAATGGCACTGAGGTGGCAGGCAAGGAGGACAAGGCGTACGCGCATGACCTCGCCGAGACGGTCTCGCGCGTCCAGGCCAGGCTCGAGAGGATCCCCGGTGAACTGTCCGGGTTGAGCCCGGGGGCGTCAGGCATCGTCTCCCATGAGGGCCTGCGCGAGCAGGCCGTCGTCGACCAGGCCTGGCGGGACGTGCTCGTCGGCCTGCTCATCGCGCTGCCCCTCGTCCTGCTCCTCATGATTCTCGTTTTCGGGGCTGTCCTGCCGGCGCTGGTGCCCGTGGCCACGGCGGTGACCACGCTCCTGCTGAGCCTGGGGGCCCTGTGGGTGCTGAGCCTGTCCGTCGAGCTGCCCGCCTTCATCCTGTCGGTGACGGCCATCATCGCCCTGGCGCTGGCCACGGACTACGGCTTCGTCCTGACCACACACTTCCGCGAGGAGCTGGCCCATCTGCGCCAGAGCGAGGGGGTGGACTCGCCCAAGGAGCGGGGCCGCACGGGACGCGCAGAGCGCCGTCGTCGTCGCCGCTCCTCCCCCATGACGCAGGCTCTGGTGCTCACGCTCATGAGCACGGGCCGCACCATCTTGTTCGCGTCGTTGACGATGATCGTGGCCCTGCTGGGGCTGATGCTCATCGGCACCGACGTCCTGCGCGCCATCGCGCAGGCAGGCATCGCCGCCGTCGCCATCGCCACCGTCGTGTGCTTGTCACTCGCGCCGGCGCTGGTGGCGCTGGTTGGCAGGAAGCTGCACCGTCCCTCTCCGCTGCGCCGCGTGGTGCCGCTGCGGAGCCTGCGCTCGTCGATCGGGGACATTGTGCGCGACAAGGGCGTGTTCTCGCACACGGTTGGGCTCATCCAGCGGGTGCCGTGGGTGGCGCTGGCGGTTTCCCTCGTCATCCTCGTGGTGCTCGCCTCCCCCGCCCGTCACCTGCATGTGCTCGTCTCCAACGATGACCTGCTGCCGGCCTCCTCCGACCAGGCCGTCCACCTTGAGACGCTCAAGGCCTCCTACCCGGCTGCGCAGGACGCGGACGCCACTGTTGTGCTGGCGCAGGCCGGGGAGCGCGCAACCGCCTTCATCAACAGTCAGGTGGCTCACGTCGATGGCGTGACCTCGATCCTGCGCACCGCGACGGCGGGCGAGTACACGGTGGTGTACCTCGAGCTCGAGGGCGAGGGCGCCACCACCGAGGCGGAGGCGGCTGTGCGGGCGGTGCGCGCCCTGGCGGCCCCGGCGGACATGTGGGTCACCGGCCAGGCCGCGGCCCAGGTGGACCTGCAGGACGCGATCACGGGCGCGCTGCCCTGGGTGGTCATCGTCTTCTCCCTCGTGCTCATCATCCTCATGCTGCTGACGACGGGCTCGCTCGTGGTGCCGGTCAAGACGCTGCTGGTCAACACGATGTCGGTGCTGGCGAGCTACGGCGTGATGACGTGGGTGTTCCAGGAGGGACACCTGTCGGGCCTCCTCGGCTTTGAGCCGCTGGGCGGTGTGGAGGCCTACGCCGTCGCCGTCGTCATCGGTGTCGGTCTGGGGCTGGTGACCGATGACGACCTCTTCCTGCTGGACGGGGTGGCGGCGCACCGCGGGCGCTCGGGCAACGACGCCGTGGCCGTCGAGGCCGGGTGGCAGCGCACGGGCCGTCTGACGAGCACGACGGCGGCCATCCTCATCGTCGTGTTCCTCAGCTTTGTCAGCGCCGACCTGCTCATCGTCGACCAGGTGGCGCTCGCGCTGGCGGTGCTCATGGCGGTGGACGCGACGGTCGTGCGCCTGCTGCTCATGCCGGCCGCCATGTCCCTCCTGGGCGGGTGGAACTGGTGGCTGCCGACGTGGCTGGTGCCCGTTGTCGAGCGCTACGGGCTGGCCGAGCCGCTGGTGTCGGTGCCGCGTGCTGACGCGCCCGTCGCCGTCGATGCGGTCGCCGTCGGGGCCGACGTCGACACCGACGTGAGTGTGGGGCAGCCGGCCGACGATTCCGGGGCGGCCGCCACTCAGGCCTGA
- a CDS encoding replication-associated recombination protein A: protein MDLFDSVGTDDVGLPVDTHAPLAVRMRPRNLSELVGQDHLLTPGSPLQRLVSPDDPGSGQGAGVSSVILWGPPGTGKTTLAYLVARGSGRRFVELSAVTAGVKDVRAVVEEARRRLTASGEETVLFVDEVHRFSRSQQDALLPSVENRWVTLMAATTENPSFSVVSPLLSRSLLLTLHPLGADDVRTLVERAVADSRGLGGRVRLDDDAREQIVRMAGSDARKSLTILEAAAGAVLAAAPHQADDDGSPTVAALTLADVEQAADVAAVRYDRQGDQHYDVISAFIKSMRGSDPDATLHYLARMLAAGEDPRFIARRITIHAAEDVGLADPTVLSTAVAAQQAVALIGMPEARLVLAEAALAVATAPKSNAVTVGISRACADVAAGKAGQVPVHLRDSHYAGAQRLGHGADYRYPHDYPHGVVAQQYLPDELAGQRYYEPTGNGFEKQIATRLEAVRRILHDGTAR, encoded by the coding sequence GTGGACCTCTTTGACAGCGTCGGCACGGACGACGTCGGCCTGCCCGTGGACACGCACGCGCCCCTGGCAGTGCGCATGCGCCCGCGCAACCTGTCCGAGCTCGTGGGCCAGGATCACCTGCTCACACCCGGCTCACCCCTCCAACGCCTCGTCTCACCCGACGACCCCGGCTCCGGGCAGGGCGCCGGAGTCTCGTCAGTCATCCTGTGGGGGCCGCCCGGCACCGGCAAGACGACCCTCGCCTACCTCGTCGCCCGCGGTAGCGGCCGACGCTTCGTCGAGCTCTCGGCGGTCACCGCCGGGGTCAAGGACGTGCGCGCCGTCGTCGAGGAGGCACGACGGCGGCTGACCGCCTCGGGGGAGGAGACCGTCCTCTTCGTCGACGAGGTCCACCGCTTCTCGCGCTCCCAGCAGGATGCCCTGCTGCCCAGCGTTGAGAACCGCTGGGTCACCCTCATGGCCGCCACGACCGAGAACCCCAGCTTCTCGGTCGTCTCCCCACTGCTGTCACGTTCGCTACTGCTGACTCTGCACCCGCTCGGGGCCGACGACGTGCGCACCCTCGTTGAGCGGGCCGTCGCCGACAGCCGGGGACTGGGCGGGCGGGTGCGTCTCGACGACGACGCCCGTGAGCAGATCGTGCGCATGGCCGGCTCCGACGCCCGCAAGTCCCTCACCATCCTGGAGGCCGCAGCCGGCGCCGTCCTCGCCGCCGCCCCACATCAGGCGGACGACGACGGGTCCCCGACGGTCGCGGCCCTCACCCTGGCCGACGTCGAGCAGGCCGCCGACGTCGCCGCCGTGCGCTACGACCGTCAGGGCGACCAGCACTACGACGTCATCAGCGCCTTCATCAAGTCCATGCGCGGCTCCGACCCCGACGCCACCCTGCACTACCTCGCCCGGATGCTCGCCGCGGGGGAGGACCCCCGGTTCATCGCCCGCCGCATCACCATCCACGCCGCCGAGGACGTCGGCCTGGCCGACCCCACCGTCCTGTCCACCGCGGTCGCCGCCCAGCAGGCCGTCGCCCTCATCGGCATGCCCGAGGCCCGGCTCGTCCTGGCCGAGGCGGCCCTGGCGGTTGCCACCGCACCCAAGTCCAACGCGGTGACCGTGGGCATCTCGCGGGCCTGCGCCGACGTCGCCGCAGGCAAGGCGGGGCAGGTGCCCGTGCACCTGCGCGACTCCCACTACGCCGGTGCCCAGCGCCTGGGGCACGGCGCCGACTACCGCTACCCCCACGACTACCCGCACGGCGTCGTCGCCCAGCAGTACCTGCCTGACGAGCTCGCCGGGCAGCGCTACTACGAGCCCACAGGCAACGGCTTTGAGAAGCAGATCGCCACCCGCCTTGAGGCCGTGCGCCGGATCCTTCACGACGGGACCGCCCGATGA
- a CDS encoding sulfite exporter TauE/SafE family protein, with protein MSTPAPAGRPSARTTLLVLTTGLAAGFLAGLFGVGGGLIIVPALMTVLDMDQRRAAATSLAAIVVTAAVGTISYAQRGEVSLAAFAIVSVGSLAGAPLGTRLLRRLPHRVLPWVFVGFTLIVIVSQQLRSPVREAALILDPLRAVGLVAVGLVAGILAGLVGVGGGGVIVPGLQLAVGVGDLLARGTSLLIMIPTAAAGTWSNLRHGTVDLRVGLLVGAAAVVAAPLGTRAAAALSPAAGNVLFNVFLVCVVLNMLLKERARLRRQAREAPGEDSADEQAGA; from the coding sequence ATGAGCACCCCTGCACCCGCCGGGCGCCCGTCCGCCCGCACCACACTGCTCGTGCTCACCACGGGCCTGGCGGCCGGATTCCTCGCCGGCTTGTTCGGCGTCGGCGGCGGCCTCATCATCGTGCCCGCGCTCATGACCGTCCTCGACATGGACCAGCGCCGCGCGGCCGCCACCTCACTGGCCGCCATCGTCGTCACCGCCGCCGTCGGCACCATCTCCTACGCCCAGCGCGGCGAGGTCTCGCTGGCGGCCTTCGCCATCGTGAGCGTGGGCTCCCTGGCCGGGGCGCCGCTGGGCACCCGGCTGCTGCGGCGCCTGCCCCACAGGGTCTTGCCGTGGGTCTTCGTCGGCTTCACCCTCATCGTCATCGTCTCCCAGCAGCTGCGCTCACCGGTGCGCGAGGCCGCGCTCATCCTCGACCCATTGCGGGCAGTCGGCCTCGTCGCCGTCGGACTGGTGGCAGGGATCCTGGCCGGGCTGGTGGGTGTGGGAGGCGGCGGTGTCATCGTGCCCGGCCTGCAGCTCGCCGTCGGCGTCGGCGACCTCCTGGCCCGCGGAACCTCCCTGCTCATCATGATCCCCACCGCGGCGGCCGGCACCTGGTCGAACCTGCGTCACGGCACGGTGGACCTGCGCGTCGGCCTGCTCGTCGGCGCAGCCGCCGTCGTGGCCGCGCCACTGGGCACCCGGGCGGCCGCAGCCCTGAGCCCCGCCGCCGGCAACGTGCTGTTCAACGTCTTCCTCGTGTGCGTCGTGCTCAACATGCTCCTCAAGGAACGCGCCCGCCTGCGCCGACAGGCGCGCGAGGCCCCGGGCGAGGACAGTGCCGACGAGCAGGCCGGAGCCTGA
- the rpsD gene encoding 30S ribosomal protein S4, with amino-acid sequence MSSSRSRRQVRLSRALGIPLTPKAVRYFEKRPYGPGEHGRARRRTESDYAVRLKEKQRLRAQYGIREAQLQRVFEEARREKGLTGESLVELLEMRLDALVLRSGFARTIAQARQDVVHRHILVDGKVVDRPSYRVKPGQTIQVRPRSQVMVPFQIAATGAHRDVLPPVPEYLSVEIEKLTATLVRRPKRDEVPVTCDVQMVVEYYSR; translated from the coding sequence ATGAGCTCCTCCCGCTCCCGCCGTCAGGTGCGCCTCTCGCGTGCCCTCGGCATCCCGCTGACCCCCAAGGCCGTGCGCTACTTCGAGAAGCGCCCCTACGGCCCCGGCGAGCACGGCCGCGCCCGTCGCCGCACCGAGTCCGACTACGCCGTGCGTCTGAAGGAGAAGCAGCGTCTGCGTGCCCAGTACGGCATCCGCGAGGCTCAGCTCCAGCGCGTCTTCGAGGAGGCCCGCCGTGAGAAGGGCCTGACCGGTGAGTCCCTGGTCGAGCTGCTCGAGATGCGCCTGGACGCCCTCGTCCTGCGCTCCGGCTTCGCCCGCACCATCGCCCAGGCCCGCCAGGACGTCGTCCACCGCCACATCCTCGTCGACGGCAAGGTCGTCGACCGCCCCTCCTACCGCGTCAAGCCCGGCCAGACCATCCAGGTCCGCCCGCGCTCGCAGGTGATGGTCCCCTTCCAGATCGCCGCCACCGGTGCGCACCGCGACGTCCTGCCCCCCGTGCCGGAGTACCTCAGCGTTGAGATCGAGAAGCTCACCGCCACCCTGGTGCGCCGCCCCAAGCGCGACGAGGTCCCCGTGACCTGCGACGTCCAGATGGTCGTCGAGTACTACTCGCGCTGA
- the alaS gene encoding alanine--tRNA ligase — protein MRTSEIRSRWLGYFAANGHEIRPSVSLVSPDPSILFTVAGMVPFIPYILGTEPAPWPTAASVQKCIRTNDIDNVGRTTRHGTFFQMNGNFSFGDYFKEGAIQHAWNLLTGPVSEGRYGLDGDRLWMTIWEKDDVSWDYLTRTLGMDPTHVQKLPFEEISWSTGQPGPAGACCEIHYDRGPEFGPDGGPLADIQGDRFLEIWNLVFDEFIRGEGEGHNFELVGTLDSTAIDTGAGLERLAFVLQDKPNMYEIDEVYPVIAAAEAMSAKTYGRGAAGPSAGIDYENDVHMRVVADHVRSALMLIGDGVRPGNDGRGYVLRRLIRRAVRSMRLLGVEEAAMPTLLTASKDVMRLSYPELEERWSQIAEVAYAEEDAFRRTLAAGTTILDTAVAQAKATAAATGGKAVVPGSVAFELHDTSGFPIDLTLEMAAEQGVAVDEEAFRTLMTEQKERARADARAKKTGHADIRAFQDIEKAMGGGSTFLGYTENAADAVVTGLLVDGVPQPVATAPAEVEVVLDRTPFYAEMGGQLADHGTIRLADGGVVEVSDVQAPIRGLTVHRGTLTEGTLAVGEKAYAEIDTARRLAIARAHTATHMVYAGLRRVVNEHADQAGSENSPSRLRFDFRHGSALSGAQINDIEELVNTTLAQDLDVRTEVMSLDAARAQGAIALFGEKYGQQVRVVTIGDGFDRELCGGTHVPTTGHIGRIALLGESSIGSGVRRIDALVGDGAYGYQAKEHALVSRLSTLVGGRAEDLPARIESLMSRLKEAEKKLAQAEQTAMVAKAAEVLGGVVTVGPYRLAAANLGTVGSGDALRSLVLDVRERLGEAEPVVVVAMGVVGERPLVIIATNQAARDAGARAGDLVKVAATTLGGGGGGRPDLAQGGGQDASRVGEAMAAVTRALGA, from the coding sequence ATGCGCACCTCAGAGATCCGCTCCCGCTGGCTCGGCTACTTCGCGGCGAACGGTCACGAGATCCGCCCCTCGGTCTCCCTGGTCTCCCCGGACCCCTCGATCCTGTTCACGGTCGCCGGGATGGTCCCCTTCATCCCCTACATCCTCGGCACCGAGCCGGCCCCCTGGCCCACGGCCGCCAGCGTGCAGAAGTGCATCCGCACCAACGACATCGACAACGTCGGACGCACCACCCGCCACGGCACGTTCTTCCAGATGAACGGCAACTTCTCCTTCGGGGACTACTTCAAGGAGGGGGCCATCCAGCACGCCTGGAACCTGCTGACCGGCCCCGTGTCCGAGGGCCGCTACGGACTTGACGGCGACCGCCTGTGGATGACCATCTGGGAGAAGGACGACGTCTCCTGGGACTATCTCACCCGCACCCTCGGCATGGACCCGACCCACGTCCAAAAGCTCCCCTTCGAGGAGATCTCCTGGTCCACCGGCCAGCCCGGCCCCGCCGGCGCCTGCTGCGAGATCCACTACGACCGCGGCCCCGAGTTCGGTCCCGACGGCGGGCCCCTGGCCGACATCCAGGGCGACCGCTTCCTCGAGATCTGGAACCTCGTCTTCGACGAGTTCATCCGCGGCGAGGGCGAGGGGCACAACTTCGAGCTCGTTGGCACGCTCGACTCCACCGCCATCGACACCGGCGCCGGCCTTGAGCGTCTGGCCTTCGTCCTGCAGGACAAGCCCAACATGTACGAGATCGACGAGGTCTACCCCGTCATCGCCGCCGCCGAGGCCATGAGCGCCAAGACCTACGGCCGTGGCGCCGCGGGCCCCAGCGCAGGCATCGACTACGAGAACGACGTGCATATGCGCGTCGTCGCCGACCACGTGCGCTCAGCCCTCATGCTCATTGGCGACGGCGTGCGCCCGGGCAACGACGGGCGCGGCTACGTCCTGCGCCGCCTCATCCGCCGAGCCGTGCGCTCCATGCGCCTGCTCGGTGTCGAGGAGGCCGCGATGCCGACCCTCCTGACCGCCTCCAAGGACGTCATGCGCCTGTCCTACCCCGAGCTGGAGGAGCGCTGGTCGCAGATCGCCGAGGTCGCCTACGCCGAGGAGGACGCCTTCAGGCGCACCCTGGCGGCCGGCACCACGATCCTTGACACCGCGGTCGCCCAGGCCAAGGCCACGGCCGCCGCCACGGGCGGCAAGGCCGTCGTTCCCGGCTCGGTCGCCTTCGAGCTGCACGACACCTCGGGCTTCCCCATCGACCTCACCCTCGAGATGGCTGCCGAGCAGGGCGTCGCCGTCGACGAGGAGGCCTTCCGCACCCTCATGACTGAGCAGAAGGAGCGCGCCCGCGCCGACGCTCGCGCCAAGAAGACCGGCCACGCCGATATCCGCGCCTTCCAGGACATTGAGAAGGCCATGGGGGGTGGCTCCACCTTCCTGGGCTACACCGAGAACGCGGCCGACGCCGTCGTCACTGGTCTGCTGGTCGACGGCGTGCCCCAGCCTGTCGCCACCGCCCCCGCCGAGGTCGAGGTCGTCCTCGACCGCACCCCCTTCTACGCCGAGATGGGTGGCCAGCTCGCCGACCACGGCACCATCCGCCTGGCCGACGGCGGCGTCGTCGAGGTCAGTGACGTCCAGGCCCCCATCAGGGGCCTGACGGTGCACCGCGGCACGCTCACCGAGGGCACCCTCGCCGTCGGAGAGAAGGCCTACGCCGAGATCGACACCGCCCGCCGCCTGGCCATTGCCCGCGCCCACACGGCCACCCACATGGTCTACGCGGGCCTGCGCCGGGTGGTCAACGAGCACGCCGACCAGGCCGGCAGTGAGAACTCGCCCTCGCGCCTGCGCTTCGACTTCCGTCACGGCTCGGCGCTCAGCGGCGCCCAGATCAACGACATCGAGGAGCTGGTCAACACCACGCTCGCCCAGGACCTGGACGTGCGCACCGAGGTCATGAGCCTCGATGCGGCCCGTGCACAGGGCGCCATCGCCCTGTTCGGCGAGAAGTACGGTCAGCAGGTGCGCGTGGTCACCATCGGTGACGGCTTCGACCGCGAGCTGTGCGGCGGCACCCACGTGCCCACCACCGGGCACATCGGCCGCATCGCCCTGCTGGGCGAGTCCTCCATCGGCTCCGGCGTGCGGCGCATCGACGCCCTCGTCGGCGACGGCGCCTACGGCTACCAGGCCAAGGAGCACGCCCTCGTCTCGCGCCTGTCCACCCTGGTGGGCGGCCGCGCCGAGGACCTGCCCGCGCGCATCGAGTCCCTCATGAGCCGCCTGAAGGAGGCCGAGAAGAAGCTCGCCCAGGCCGAGCAGACCGCCATGGTCGCCAAGGCCGCCGAGGTCCTCGGCGGTGTCGTCACGGTCGGGCCCTACCGCTTGGCCGCCGCGAACCTGGGCACCGTCGGCTCCGGCGACGCCCTGCGCAGCCTCGTGCTCGACGTGCGCGAGCGCCTGGGTGAGGCCGAACCCGTCGTCGTCGTCGCCATGGGTGTCGTCGGTGAGCGCCCGCTCGTCATCATCGCCACCAACCAGGCCGCCCGCGACGCCGGCGCCCGGGCCGGCGACCTCGTCAAGGTCGCCGCCACGACCCTTGGCGGCGGCGGAGGTGGCCGACCCGACCTCGCCCAGGGCGGTGGCCAGGACGCCTCCCGCGTGGGCGAGGCGATGGCCGCTGTCACCCGCGCGCTGGGCGCGTGA